The genomic DNA TGGCACATATTTGTGCACAGGTGTTTTCATGTTCTGAATCCCAGAATTTGACACTCTTTCCCTCACTGGTAGTACTGGGAAACACTCAGGTCTCTCCAAGGAGACTTGGCCTTCACCCATCAGCTTACAGCACAGCAAAGAACAGCCAAGTGCACTGAGGAGAGGCACACTCCCCAAGACCAAGGGGAAAGAAGGGCTGGGATTGCTGTTGTGGGGTTGAATTGGAtccttcaaaaattcatatgttgaagtcctagccTCCAgtccctcagaatgtgacctgatCTGGGAATAGGTTTGTTGCAGATCAAttagtttagatgaggtcatttTAGGGTAGGCTGAGCTTCTAATCTAATATGACTGgcatccttattttaaaaaaggagaatttGGAAACAGCATACAGGGAGAAAACATcatgtgaaaataaaaacagagatatgCACGGTGcctctacaagccaaggaacttCAAGGATCGCCAGCAAACCGTCAGAAGCTAGGTGAGAGGCATGGACCAGATTCTGcaaccctcagaaggaaccatCCCTGCCAACACCTGACCTTGGACTCctaacctccagaactgcaagacaatacatttctgttttttaaaccaTCCAGTTTGCAGTATTTTGTTAAGGATGCTCTGCAGTCTAATATAACTGCATATCTACTTTTCCCTCCAAACTTCCTACCATCTAATTTACTAATTAGGGGAGGAGGGAATGAAAGCTTAGAAAGATATCAGGTGTGTTACACTAGCAGATGTCTCTCCAAAAGGGGGACAAAGAATATTAGGATTAGTAAAAAGCCTTTTCCCCAAAGAGTGCGTCAAAAATTAAGGCTCAAGGATATCCCTGTGGATATCAAGAACTCCTCTGGTAAGATGTTTGTTTGTAAGTTTCCTGTTTACTATGGGTTGTAGATTGCTACTTAGAAGGCAGGGATTTGAACTGGGAGAAATTTCAAAGATCTTAAACTGTTATTAAAAGATTCTTAGTCTTTGCAcatttttggaaaattgtctTCTTCTGAAGTGGGTTGGGACTTAACAAGTTGTTGACATTTCTGTCATTCTGTAAAACTCTAACTGTAGCAGAGTATTGGAGAAGATTGAAAGCCAAGGTGTAAGAAGTAATTTCTTGGGGGTGGGGCATCACTGCGTGTTGTGATTGGGGTGGTGGTTGTCCAAGTGTATACATTAGTCAAAAGTCATCATCCTCTATATTTAAATTTTGGGTATGTAAGTTACATTTTGATAAAGTTGTTGTTTTAGAAGTTTCTACAAGATAGGACtgtttctttcccattttaatctgAGGCTATAGACAGTGGTGACAGTATTATCATCTACCTACCTATGCAGGCAATTCCAGTCCTTCATTATTTCTCAAAGCTGTTCCCCCCATCTACCTCCTCCACTCTcttctgtatttattcttttgggtactttccttcctttttttaacaCTATGTCTCTACCAGCAATGATTTTCCTTCTGCTTAAAAAAACTGtattgtttcttcttttaacaCAGGTTTACTGATGATGAACTTTTAACAGGTTTTTTTCTGGTCATAAAAAGTCTTTATTGCAACTTCATTTTTGAGAGCAATTTCTAATTTGGGTAAAATTCTAGGTCACCAAGCATTTGGCATTTTAAGACTTAATTTTTTGTTTCCATCATTTTTTCAAAAACTTAGCTATCAGTCTTcccttgttttctcttttgtgaaGGGAATATATCTTTTATTTGCCCCTGGaagtttttaacattttcttttgtttttgcctttctgAGGCTTTTTTATGAGTTTTGTAAGAGTGGGTGCTCTCAGACTTGTCATGTTTGGGATTTGCAGTTTTTTGTATTTGTCATCATGGGCTTTCATCCATTTGGAAAACTATTATTGACTATTCTTCAGAAATTTCTTCTACCTGTCCTTTTTTCTTGGACTTCAATTACACGTGTCATATCTTCATAATTTCCTGCATAGCTCTCACACTCtgtattttttatagtttttctccATCCTGTAGTAGATGTTCTCTGACCTATCTTTCAGTTAACTAATTCTCTTTTCTGCAGTGTCCAATCTGTTATTAAcccatgttattttatttatgtaatttatataatttattattttatatttatgtaatttattttattttttatttctaagatttaaacttgattctttttattcttcattttatttgtattCAGTTCTCTGATGTGATTCTTCGTTTTATAACTCTGTTTTTCCTagatacatttttaatatttattttgaaatatgagGCTTTTATCATTTGGTCTTGTTTACTGgtatacattattatttttttggacaATGGGAAATATGGATAAAAAATTGTAGAGGCACTAGATGAGAGTATCTTCCTCTAAACTATATTCAGTTTTCTTCCAGCAAGAAGATAGAACACTAGATTTAGCCCTTTGAGGCCCAAATACAGCAGCCACTTTGAGGAAATATAGTGCCCAAAGGGGTCATTCACATAAAGAAACAACTGATGTCTCTCTATATAACATAACTCCTAAAACTGTATTCTAGTAGAGTGGTGATGGTATTTCCAGTGTAAGTTGGGTGTTGTGCTTTGTTGAGGATGATCTATTTCTGATTTGATCTTATTTCTAGGATGTAGCAATTACTCCTCAAGTTACTGTCCTTCAGGACTCTTAAAAAAAGGCACAAAGTAGAGGTGTCATGGGGCCCCTCTACCTTAAATTAAATGGCCTATCCATCAAACTCTATCAAACCAGCACAAAATCTCTGCAGATCTTTAGCCTCTCTAGGCAGATTTGCAGGGGACGCTTGTAAAAATGTTTGGTGTTTGGTATCTCACCAGCCCATGTGCAACTTTGGAGAAGTCAAATTCCTTAATGAGAAATTACACATAGAATTTCAGGCtcacttcagtttttcctctccAGGAACTTAGCTTCACAAATCTTAGCTGCCATGGCAATTGTTGGCCTCAAACTCCTATGTCCCACCCTGTCAAAATCCCCAGGGGTGGCTTTTTGCTCCGTCTCCATCCCTTATGATATCATTTCACAAATGCATTTACTTGTGAGGCTCAAGGAAGGCTTTCCTTGGGAAATGACATTTAAACTGAGTCATGAAAGAAAATAGGATTAAAGTGGTCATTGAGAGTCGGAAATGCAGTTGCAGAAACTTTGGTGGGCAGATGAAAGTAGTAATGTGGGAGTTTGAACTAATTATCCTTTGCTCAAAGTACAGCGTCTGGTACAGAGCAAGCATTCAATACATATCTGTTAGTTAAACATTAACTCTAATTCAATGAATGTTTATTTAGTGTCTCCTTTATTCTTAGCATTAGGTTATAAACTGAGGAAATGTCATGTGTTTTTCTTTCAGGAAGTTCATAAAGAAATGTTTCTTACAAATAAATGGTTTCCATTCAAGTGATCTGAATAAAGTGCAATTGccacattttaatcttaaaaaatgtatttatctgtttattttgtaataaaaagtGTATGTATTTAAGGTGTGCAATGTGATGTTTTGACATACATATACAGAGTGAAATGACTTCTGAAGTCAAGCTAACATTCCATCTCCTCACATAGTTCCCTTGTTTGGTATGGTGAGAGCACCTGAAatttctcttagcaaatttccagtaaaaaatacagtatcattaACTATAGTTATCATGCTGTGCATTCAGTCTCTAGAATGTATTTATTCTACATAACTGCAGctttgtactctttgaccaaAACCTCCCCATTTCCCTAATCTTCCACCCCTGGTAACTACCATTCCACTCTttgcttctatgaatttgactttcCTAGATTCTACATGTCttgcagttttgttctttcttgtctggcttatttcacctaacaTAATGTCTCCAGGTACAGCCATATTGTCCCAAATAGCAAgattttctctcctctctgtctccctctctcattcttcttcttttcctttttaggataattttcttccttctccaaagGCAACCAACATTATGAACATACAGTGTTCTACATATTATGCAGATGAGCATgcgcatatatatatgtgtgtgtgtgtatacacctatatgtacatatatgtgtgtaatcacattataatattctatttcattttaaaatatttgaaaactacaTCTGGTTTTGTGGTAGGAAAGGAGTGAGACCAAGGCATATCAGGCAATTAGAAAGTACTTCAATTGTTTTGTACACAAAGTGATGATTGTTACTGGAAGTACTCCACTTCTTCACTTTTATTAATCAGCAATCTGTAAAGCTTTTAAGAAGTGTTCAGGGTTCTTTTGTTTACTGTCTGTAGGGAAAGCCCGCGTACACTGTCTAGGACCTTCCTCAGGGCTATctgcatttctttgtttcttagacTGTAAACAATGGGATTAAGCAGAGGTGTCAGCACTGTATATGTCACAGCCATCAGCATATCACCCCGGAATGAGTCACTGTCCTTGGGTCTCAAATAGACAAAGCTGGCAAACCCATAGTGGATGCACACCacagtgaggtgggaggagcaAGTGGAGAAGGCCTTATGCCTGCCCTGTGCAGAAGGCATCTTCGTAACTACGGAGCCAATGAAGACATAGGAAGtcataattaaaataaagttaCCCACCAGCACAAGGGCTGAGAGCGCAAAAATAGCCATTGCATGATAGGGAGTGTAATCACAAGCGAGGCAGACCACAGGCGAGATGTCACAGAAGAAATGCTGGATGGTGTTAGAGTCGCAGAAAGACAAATTGAATACAGTGGTGACAATGCACAGGGAAACCAGGAGCCCAGCCACGCAGGAGGCCGTCAGCAGCTGAACGCAGGTCTGCCGGCTCATCAGGACGGCGTAGCGCAGTGGGCTGCAAATGGCGCTGtaacggtcataggacatggcagcCATGATGAAGCAGTTGTTGCCTGACAAGCCCAAGAAGAGAAACATCTGTGTGGCACACTCAGGAAGAGACATGGTCTTGCTGTCCGACAGCAAGTCCGCTAACATGCGGGGCACGACGACCAGAGTGACAGAGGTCTCAGAAAAGGACAGGCCGCAGAGgaggaagtacatgggggtgtgcagGTTGTGCCTGAGCTTGATGGCCACCATTATGGACACGTTTGCAGCTAGGATGGTCAGAAGGGAGACGAAAACCAACACAAAGAGCAGACCCTGCAGTTCTGGGAAACTGGAAAATCCCCACAGAAGGAACGTGCTCACGGAGGAGTGGTTGCCCATCCCGCGGGTGCACGCAGCAACTTTGTTCCAAAGCCGCGGAGCTTCCTGAGGCTGAGACTCAGAGACGGGTGTGAAAGGAGCCTTATGCTCTGATGTCACCTACACTTTAATCAAGGGAACTTGGGCAAGTTTAAGGCAACTCTTCGTGGGAGAGCTTGAGAAAAGGATGCTAAATGCACTCGACTGAAGTCAAGTTCAGGAGTCAGAGGGATGAGAAAGATTCTAGTATGAGAATCTGTATGAATGACACGGAGTGGGCCCACTATCTTCCCGGATTCTGCTCACAAAGgcactcttctccctcccttttccaATCAGGATCCTCAtatgagaagaaaaatgaataaaattgcttTGGTCTTACCCACTGGATTGTGTGAAGCCAcattcttcaaatgtttttgaGACCTGATGGTATCGTGGTAGGCAGGAGTGCTTAATAAGCTGTCGATTGAATGAATAATATAATTCAACATTTAATCACTTAAAATGATtcacatttctagaaatttaaggAGATCAGTGAAATTTTCCAAAAGAACTTAGACTTTCTCTCAGTATAATTCTCTTTCCACCAGGGCACCACCGTGAAGTGGCTCAAAGGTGATCATTGTGACAATGACTAGACAATAGGAATGAATTTAACATGTTGTGACTCCTGTGCGTTCCCATCATGGTAGTGTTTGGAGTGAGATACACAATGTCCTTAGTTTGTCGTACTTATCAATAACATTGAAGTTCTTTTCCAGATGCCTAAATATAATGGACTAGCTTGGAGTCAAAATGATTTTGAAGGTACTAGCACATCCTAGAAAGGCATATTCTGGTACTAAAGTTCTAATCAACTTTAGGGGATTTTTGCAAGATCTCCAAGACATTTCCCAGAAGGTATACTGGTTATGTGGTTTGTTTGGAAATGCACACCTGAACGGAATCATCCCAGATTCCCAGATCAAGttagcaaataatttttctattttgactGTTCATTAAACATCGAGTCCTGTAGGGGGTGAGGCAGAAAAGTGAAATGGAGACATTCAAAAGGTACACATAGTCACTGTTAAaggtgaagagaaaga from Manis pentadactyla isolate mManPen7 chromosome 9, mManPen7.hap1, whole genome shotgun sequence includes the following:
- the LOC118914833 gene encoding olfactory receptor 10T2-like — protein: MGNHSSVSTFLLWGFSSFPELQGLLFVLVFVSLLTILAANVSIMVAIKLRHNLHTPMYFLLCGLSFSETSVTLVVVPRMLADLLSDSKTMSLPECATQMFLFLGLSGNNCFIMAAMSYDRYSAICSPLRYAVLMSRQTCVQLLTASCVAGLLVSLCIVTTVFNLSFCDSNTIQHFFCDISPVVCLACDYTPYHAMAIFALSALVLVGNFILIMTSYVFIGSVVTKMPSAQGRHKAFSTCSSHLTVVCIHYGFASFVYLRPKDSDSFRGDMLMAVTYTVLTPLLNPIVYSLRNKEMQIALRKVLDSVRGLSLQTVNKRTLNTS